In Streptomyces sp. NBC_00483, a single window of DNA contains:
- the secA gene encoding preprotein translocase subunit SecA → MSVLQKIMRAGEGKILRKLHRIADQVNSIEEDFESLSDAELRALTDEYKQRLEDGETLDDLLPEAFATVREAARRVLGQRPYDVQLMGGAALHLGYVAEMKTGEGKTLVGTLPTYLNALSGKGVHLITVNDYLAERDSEMMGRVHKFLGLSVGCILANMNPAQRREMYNCDITYGTNNEFGFDYLRDNMAWSQDELVQRGHNFAVVDEVDSILVDEARTPLIISGPADQATKWYGDFAKLVTRLKKGEAGNTLKGIEETGDYEVDEKKRTVAIHEPGVAKVEDWLGIDNLYESVNTPLVGYLNNAIKAKELFKKDKDYVVIDGEVMIVDEHTGRILAGRRYNEGMHQAIEAKEGVDIKDENQTLATITLQNFFRLYDKLSGMTGTAMTEAAEFHQIYKLGVVPIPTNRPMVRADQADLIYRTEVAKFDAVVDDIAEKHGKGQPILVGTTSVEKSEYLSQQLAKRGVQHEVLNAKQHDREAPIIAQAGRKGAVTVATNMAGRGTDIKLGGNPDDLAEAELRQMGLDPVEHVEEWAAALPAALEKAEQAVKAEFEEVKDLGGLYVLGTERHESRRIDNQLRGRSGRQGDPGESRFYLSLGDDLMRLFKAQMVERVMSMANVPDDVPIENKMVTRAIASAQSQVEQQNFETRKNVLKYDEVLNRQREVIYGERRRVLEGEDLHEQVQHFMDDTIDAYIGAETAEGFAEEWDLDRLWGAFKQLYPIKVTVEELEDEVGDRAGLTAEFIGEAVKDDIHAQYEAREEQLGSEIMRELERRVVLSVLDRKWREHLYEMDYLQEGIGLRAMAQKDPLVEYQREGFDMFTAMMEGIKEESVGYLFNLEVQVEQQVEEVPVADTAPAANLEKQDAVPAQAGGRPEIRAKGLDTPQRPDRLHFQAPNAEGGVDEGDFVTEGGGPTRSSADGLTRAERRKQQKGRRRKK, encoded by the coding sequence GTGTCCGTCCTCCAGAAGATCATGCGTGCAGGCGAAGGCAAGATCCTGCGCAAGCTGCACCGCATCGCGGACCAGGTCAACTCCATCGAAGAGGACTTCGAGAGTCTCTCCGACGCCGAGCTGCGCGCACTCACGGACGAGTACAAGCAGCGGTTGGAGGACGGCGAGACCCTCGACGACCTGCTGCCCGAGGCGTTCGCCACCGTCCGTGAGGCCGCCCGCCGTGTGCTGGGCCAGCGCCCCTACGACGTGCAGCTGATGGGTGGCGCCGCGCTCCACCTCGGCTACGTGGCGGAGATGAAGACCGGTGAGGGCAAGACCCTGGTCGGCACGCTGCCGACGTATCTGAACGCGCTGTCCGGCAAGGGCGTCCACCTGATCACGGTGAACGACTACCTGGCCGAGCGCGACTCCGAGATGATGGGCCGCGTTCACAAGTTCCTCGGCCTGTCCGTCGGCTGCATCCTCGCGAACATGAACCCGGCGCAGCGCCGCGAGATGTACAACTGCGACATCACGTACGGCACGAACAACGAGTTCGGCTTCGACTACCTCCGCGACAACATGGCGTGGTCCCAGGACGAGCTCGTCCAGCGCGGCCACAACTTCGCGGTGGTCGACGAGGTCGACTCCATCCTCGTCGACGAGGCCCGTACGCCGCTGATCATCTCCGGCCCCGCCGACCAGGCCACGAAGTGGTACGGCGACTTCGCCAAGCTCGTCACCCGCCTCAAGAAGGGCGAGGCGGGCAACACGCTGAAGGGCATCGAGGAGACCGGCGACTACGAGGTCGACGAGAAGAAGCGCACCGTGGCCATCCATGAGCCGGGTGTCGCCAAGGTCGAGGACTGGCTCGGGATCGACAACCTCTACGAGTCGGTCAACACGCCGCTCGTGGGTTACCTGAACAACGCCATCAAGGCCAAGGAACTCTTCAAGAAGGACAAGGACTACGTCGTCATCGACGGCGAAGTCATGATCGTCGACGAGCACACCGGCCGTATCCTCGCCGGCCGCCGCTACAACGAGGGCATGCACCAGGCGATCGAGGCGAAGGAAGGGGTGGACATCAAGGATGAGAATCAGACCCTGGCGACCATCACCCTGCAGAACTTCTTCCGTCTCTACGACAAGCTCTCCGGCATGACCGGTACGGCGATGACCGAGGCCGCCGAGTTCCACCAGATCTACAAGCTCGGCGTCGTCCCGATCCCGACCAACAGGCCGATGGTCCGTGCGGACCAGGCCGACCTGATCTACCGCACCGAGGTCGCCAAGTTCGACGCGGTGGTCGACGACATCGCCGAGAAGCACGGCAAGGGGCAGCCGATCCTCGTCGGTACGACCTCCGTCGAGAAGTCCGAGTACCTCTCGCAGCAGCTCGCCAAGCGCGGCGTCCAGCACGAGGTGCTCAACGCCAAGCAGCACGACCGTGAGGCGCCGATCATCGCCCAGGCGGGCCGCAAGGGCGCCGTCACCGTCGCCACGAACATGGCAGGCCGTGGTACCGACATCAAGCTCGGTGGCAACCCGGACGACCTGGCCGAGGCGGAGCTGCGGCAGATGGGTCTCGACCCGGTCGAGCACGTCGAGGAGTGGGCGGCCGCGCTGCCCGCCGCCCTGGAGAAGGCCGAGCAGGCGGTCAAGGCCGAGTTCGAGGAGGTCAAGGACCTCGGCGGGCTCTACGTTCTCGGTACGGAGCGGCACGAGTCGCGGCGTATCGACAACCAGCTGCGCGGTCGTTCCGGTCGTCAGGGCGACCCCGGTGAGTCCCGCTTCTACCTGTCGCTCGGCGACGACCTCATGCGGCTCTTCAAGGCGCAGATGGTCGAGCGCGTGATGTCGATGGCCAACGTGCCGGACGACGTCCCGATCGAGAACAAGATGGTGACCCGCGCCATCGCCTCCGCCCAGTCGCAGGTCGAGCAGCAGAACTTCGAGACGCGTAAGAACGTCCTGAAGTACGACGAGGTGCTCAACCGGCAGCGCGAGGTCATCTACGGCGAGCGCCGCCGCGTCCTGGAGGGCGAGGACCTGCACGAGCAGGTGCAGCACTTCATGGACGACACGATCGACGCCTACATCGGCGCCGAGACCGCCGAGGGCTTCGCCGAGGAGTGGGACCTCGACCGGCTGTGGGGCGCGTTCAAGCAGCTCTACCCGATCAAGGTCACCGTGGAGGAGCTCGAGGACGAGGTGGGGGACCGGGCCGGTCTCACCGCCGAGTTCATCGGCGAGGCCGTCAAGGACGACATCCACGCGCAGTACGAGGCGCGCGAGGAGCAGCTCGGGTCCGAGATCATGCGTGAGCTGGAGCGCCGGGTCGTGCTGAGCGTGCTCGACCGCAAGTGGCGTGAGCACCTCTACGAGATGGACTACCTCCAGGAGGGCATCGGCCTGCGCGCCATGGCGCAGAAGGACCCGCTGGTCGAGTACCAGCGCGAGGGCTTCGACATGTTCACCGCCATGATGGAGGGCATCAAGGAGGAGTCCGTCGGCTACCTGTTCAACCTGGAGGTCCAGGTCGAGCAGCAGGTCGAGGAGGTCCCGGTGGCGGACACGGCGCCGGCGGCGAACCTGGAGAAGCAGGACGCGGTGCCGGCGCAGGCCGGGGGCCGTCCGGAGATCCGGGCCAAGGGCCTGGACACTCCGCAGCGTCCCGACCGGCTGCACTTCCAGGCGCCGAACGCCGAGGGCGGTGTCGACGAGGGCGACTTCGTGACCGAGGGCGGCGGGCCCACGCGCTCCTCTGCGGACGGGCTGACCCGCGCCGAGCGGCGCAAGCAGCAGAAGGGCCGCCGCCGCAAGAAGTGA